The Salmo salar chromosome ssa06, Ssal_v3.1, whole genome shotgun sequence genome window below encodes:
- the LOC106606624 gene encoding small ubiquitin-related modifier 2: MADEKPKEGVKTENNDHINLKVAGQDGSVVQFKIKRHTPLSKLMKAYCERQGLTIRQIRFRFDGQPINETDTPAQLEMEDEDTIDVFQQQTGGLY, encoded by the exons ATGGCTGACGAGAAACCCAAG GAGGGAGTGAAAACAGAAAACAACGACCACATAAACCTGAAGGTGGCGGGACAGGACGGCTCGGTGGTGCAGTTCAAGATCAAGAGACACACGCCGCTCAGCAAACTCATGAAGGCGTACTGCGAGAGACAG ggGTTGACGATTAGGCAAATCCGGTTCCGGTTTGATGGACAACCTATAAACGAGACAGACACACCTGCACAG TTGGAAATGGAGGATGAAGATACGATCGACGTTTTCCAGCAACAGACAGgaggcctctactag